A single window of Candidatus Thorarchaeota archaeon DNA harbors:
- a CDS encoding MinD/ParA family protein produces MADSKIVSIHSFRGGTGKSNIAANLAAVAALEGKRVAVMDTDVASPGIHIIFGHGRTKLKHTLNDYLRGECDITDTCLDMTKQFDIKRGQLFLIPSSMTATDITRILREGYEVSDLKNGFTEVVRAKNLDYLIIDTHPGLDRETLLSMATADYLFVVARIDEQDLLGTAATLSVAEKLQVPEIQIVVNKKPSIYEDKDIIQQIETKFKCKVATIIPLLPLLIEVGSRYLVTLRHPESEFTRCIKDIFRIMEDRGQ; encoded by the coding sequence ATGGCCGACAGCAAGATAGTAAGCATCCACTCGTTTCGCGGAGGAACCGGCAAGTCAAACATTGCTGCCAACCTAGCTGCCGTCGCTGCCTTGGAAGGAAAGAGGGTGGCTGTAATGGACACCGATGTGGCCTCTCCAGGTATTCACATCATATTTGGGCATGGCCGTACGAAGTTGAAGCACACCCTGAACGACTACCTCCGCGGCGAATGTGACATTACCGACACCTGCCTCGACATGACCAAGCAGTTCGACATCAAGCGGGGTCAGCTGTTTCTCATCCCCAGTTCGATGACTGCCACTGACATCACACGCATACTCAGAGAGGGGTACGAGGTCAGTGACCTCAAGAACGGCTTCACAGAGGTGGTCAGGGCAAAGAACCTCGACTACCTGATAATCGATACGCACCCCGGTCTCGATCGCGAGACGCTCTTGTCGATGGCCACCGCAGACTATCTGTTTGTCGTCGCTCGCATAGATGAGCAGGACCTGCTAGGTACTGCAGCAACACTGAGCGTTGCAGAGAAGCTGCAAGTGCCTGAGATACAGATAGTGGTGAACAAGAAACCCTCAATATACGAGGACAAGGACATCATCCAGCAGATTGAAACGAAGTTCAAGTGCAAGGTCGCAACAATCATTCCTCTGCTGCCTCTGCTCATAGAAGTGGGCAGTCGATACCTTGTGACGCTCAGACACCCTGAGAGCGAGTTCACCAGATGCATCAAGGACATCTTCAGAATCATGGAAGACAGGGGACAGTGA